The Paenibacillus dendritiformis region GCGGGAGTCCAGGACGGCCGCGATTCGGCTCAGCCAAGTCTCGGCCATGCCGGCTGGCACCGGTTCCATGTCCGCCTCCGCGATGTTCCGCAGCCGCGTGGACATGAGCATGCGCCGCCGCGGATTGTACCAGAGCAAGTACCACTCGCGCTTCACCATGGAATATTCCAGCCTGTAAGGGAAGCCGGACTGCGCGGGCTGCATGCCTCCATGCTTGAGCCGGTAAGAGAGGCGGATGCCCTGCCGGGCCGCGATGATGCGGTGCAGGGGGCGCAGGAGCGGGTGGTACGCATGGCGCTCGACGCTGGCGGCCTTCTCCGCAACATGCTCGGCCAGCTCGAAGTCGGCCTCGTCCCGCAGCGCCGCCGTCAGCTTCGCCAGCGTCTCCGGCGCGAACGCCTCTGCCGCGGCAGGATGGTTCAGCATCGCTTTCAGCCACGAGCGCTCCTGCGAGGTGACGGCGAACGCGCCCGCTTCCCCCAGCCGGGACATGATCTGATAATTAAATATTTTCTCGAACAGGTTCATCGCCATAGTACGCTTGAATCTCCTTCCACTCGTCAATCAGTTCCTGCCGGAGCTTGCGCGGCTCCAGCACCTCGCAGCTGGACCCGAAGCTGCGCAGCCAAGGCTTGATCTCCGTGATGCCGTTAACCGTGATTTCGTAGAGGAACCACTCCTCGTTCTCTTCGGTGATCCGACCCCACTGTCCCTGCATCAGCACGCGCTCCTTGACGAAGTTTTTGCGCGCTCCTTCCGGATTGAAGAACCGGGCCCGCACCGTAACCGCCTCTCCGGTGTCGATAAGCCAACTGAAGCGCATCTGCTCCTCCAGCTCCCGCAGCCTCCGGCCGAACCGCTCTTCCGGCACGGCTTCTCCTTCCCGAATCTGCGTCAAGCCTTCCATCCGGTACTTCATCAGGCCGAGCCGGGAAGTGTGGGCAAGCAGATACCAGCGGCCGTATTGATGGTCGTAGACGATCTTGAGCGGGAGCACGGTTTCCTGCTTGCCCTCGGCCTCGCGCGTGAAGAGCGGATTCGTATTTTGCGAGGCATAGGCCGTTCCTTTCTTCGGCGAGAAATAGAGAAAGGTCAGCTTGCGCCGCTCCCGAATTGCCTGCAGCACGGTATAGAGATGCGCCTCATCCAGAATGCGCGAGAAATAATGATATTTATACAGAAATGGTTCTGCCGCAACCGCAGGCATCTCCCTCCGCTTCATCGCTTGCTTGAGATTGTCCCGCAGAAGATAGCCCTGCACGGAAGGAACCTGCGTATTCGCCATCACATCAACGTAATCGTACAGATCAATCAATTCCTCGTCGCTTAATTCACTGGTAAGATCATGATTCATCGAATACCGGTAAGGCCGGCCGCCCTTTTCCTTGCGAATGACGCCGATTTCCTGCAAATATTTCAGATCGGAACGGACCGTCTTCTCGTCCGGCAGCGGATACGGCTCCGGAATGCGGGAACTGCATTCGTCAATCAGCTCCATCGCCGTCAACGGCTGCTTCTGCAGGGCGGTCAAAATGATCGCCAGACGAAGACTTTCGGATTCCTTGACCGATTT contains the following coding sequences:
- a CDS encoding WYL domain-containing protein, which produces MAMNLFEKIFNYQIMSRLGEAGAFAVTSQERSWLKAMLNHPAAAEAFAPETLAKLTAALRDEADFELAEHVAEKAASVERHAYHPLLRPLHRIIAARQGIRLSYRLKHGGMQPAQSGFPYRLEYSMVKREWYLLWYNPRRRMLMSTRLRNIAEADMEPVPAGMAETWLSRIAAVLDSRKEHAVIEVVRMYNRELSRIMYAFSCFEKEVDYADEEDTYRIRLTFLGDECEYVLSKIRFLGKRVRIVEGEKLQRRMRESAAKALARYGIAAEDSEAGSSHCD
- a CDS encoding helix-turn-helix transcriptional regulator codes for the protein MAKESFDKEIQFLRMLILTSGAYSREQFAQRLGISVHTFDKTIRRLKEIVHTVTEQLPEDQGQQFAEMLRFSYYDSADPMLLFLFRAKSVKESESLRLAIILTALQKQPLTAMELIDECSSRIPEPYPLPDEKTVRSDLKYLQEIGVIRKEKGGRPYRYSMNHDLTSELSDEELIDLYDYVDVMANTQVPSVQGYLLRDNLKQAMKRREMPAVAAEPFLYKYHYFSRILDEAHLYTVLQAIRERRKLTFLYFSPKKGTAYASQNTNPLFTREAEGKQETVLPLKIVYDHQYGRWYLLAHTSRLGLMKYRMEGLTQIREGEAVPEERFGRRLRELEEQMRFSWLIDTGEAVTVRARFFNPEGARKNFVKERVLMQGQWGRITEENEEWFLYEITVNGITEIKPWLRSFGSSCEVLEPRKLRQELIDEWKEIQAYYGDEPVRENI